One window from the genome of Musa acuminata AAA Group cultivar baxijiao chromosome BXJ1-4, Cavendish_Baxijiao_AAA, whole genome shotgun sequence encodes:
- the LOC135672387 gene encoding uncharacterized protein LOC135672387: protein MEDRTMDWHSWLSKSCLEPSLVYDYGLLFMNNELEEDDIAHLDHDFLQSMGVSIAKHRLEILKLAKNSRRASPLPVAKLATVIRKSKTRLAKYIRTLARSDGPAILVVPKTACGDCWRGATSRRKTKLVILKQGRLMITDRGMRIADLPSRSHSGTPMGRSRRENSNAAAADGCWETADGATRWDSMFQNLKPT, encoded by the coding sequence ATGGAGGACAGAACCATGGACTGGCACTCATGGCTATCCAAATCGTGCCTCGAGCCATCCCTTGTTTACGACTATGGGCTTCTGTTCATGAACAACGAGCTCGAGGAGGACGATATAGCACACTTGGACCACGACTTCCTACAGAGCATGGGCGTCTCCATCGCAAAGCACCGGCTGGAGATCCTCAAACTCGCTAAGAACAGTAGGAGGGCGTCTCCTCTTCCCGTCGCCAAGCTTGCCACGGTCATCAGGAAGTCCAAGACTCGCCTCGCGAAGTACATCCGCACCTTGGCTCGTTCTGACGGTCCGGCGATCTTGGTCGTGCCGAAGACTGCGTGCGGCGACTGCTGGAGAGGGGCCACGTCGAGGAGGAAGACGAAGCTGGTGATCCTGAAGCAGGGCAGGCTGATGATCACTGATCGCGGCATGAGAATCGCAGATCTTCCTTCTCGATCTCACAGCGGTACCCCGATGGGCCGCAGTCGTCGTGAGAACAGCAATGCTGCCGCTGCTGATGGGTGCTGGGAGACTGCAGATGGAGCCACGAGGTGGGATTCTATGTTCCAAAACTTGAAGCCCACATAA
- the LOC135644781 gene encoding glycerophosphodiester phosphodiesterase GDPDL7-like isoform X2, whose amino-acid sequence MPYLHEQSKFRPTATLLYELQDFVSGTGGMKLNVLLFIVLLHGAAAAVGSPTKWQTLSGNAPAVIARGGFSGLFPESSQFAYQFAQSTSLKNVVLYCDLQLTKDGAGICHSDLRLDNSTTISAVFPKGRTTYSVNGRPVQGWFSIDFTSDQLYNNVTLIQSIFSRPSVFDGNLPVSMVEDVAGLHPYQLWVNVQYNTFFKEHDLDAVDYIRSVSRETIMDYISSPEIGFLKSLSGLPGRHKTKLIFRFTEVDDVEPSTKKTYQALLNDLVTIKSFASGILVPKSYIWPVNKDQYLEAHTSLVTDAHGVGLEVYAYDFANDAPASYNYSYDPTVEYLQFISNSNFSVDGVLTDFPSTASEAVACLAHNENKPIPTEGRPLIITHNGASGMFAGCTDVAYQRAVEDGADVLDCSIQMSKDGVAFCLDSADLMGDTTAAAAFMPRAAMVPEIQQNNGIFSFDLTWSEIQSLKPALTSPMSQSGLARNPAAKSEGKFMTLADFLQFAKKSTVSGILINIENAAYLASKKGLGAVDAVSTALRNASYDKQVYIQSDDTAVLSAFKKNTGYQRVLHVKETISDAPKPTVEEIKQFADAVNLPRSSIVAASGFFVSAFTNVVDQMHAANISVYVSVLRNEFLTIAFDYFSDPMVELATYVAGVGVDGVVTEFPATAAAYLKSPCSDLNANLPYSILPAEPGTLLSLASPDAAPPAEAPAPVLEVADVVDPPLPPVADLVEKAPVTSPTTQHPPSGQPANVTNAALCLLMAMLSFFALSGH is encoded by the exons ATGCCATATCTGCATGAACAAAGCAAGTTTCGTCCTACAGCGACATTGTTGTATGAGTTGCAGGACTTCGTCTCTGGAACTGGAGGAATGAAGCTGAATGTGCTTCTGTTTATCGTGCTTCTCCATGGAGCTGCAGCAGCTGTGGGTTCTCCCACGAAATGGCAGACCTTGAGCG GTAATGCTCCTGCAGTCATAGCACGCGGTGGCTTCTCCGGACTCTTCCCCGAGTCAAGCCAATTTGCGTACCAGTTTGCACAGTCAACAAGCTTGAAGAACGTCGTTTTGTACTGTGATCTCCAATTAACCAAAGATGGGGCTGGCATCTGCCACTCGGATCTGAGACTCGATAATTCCACAACCATCTCAGCTGTCTTCCCAAAAGGAAGAACTACTTATTCTGTGAATGGGCGGCCTGTTCAAGGATGGTTCTCAATTGATTTCACCTCGGATCAACTATATAACAACGTCACAT TGATCCAAAGTATCTTTTCTCGACCAAGCGTGTTCGATGGCAACCTGCCGGTGTCCATGGTGGAAGATGTAGCGGGGCTTCACCCTTACCAGCTTTGGGTAAACGTGCAG TACAACACCTTCTTCAAGGAACATGACTTGGACGCAGTGGACTACATTAGATCAGTATCAAGGGAAACGATCATGGATTACATCTCTTCTCCAGAAATAGGGTTCCTGAAGAGTCTGAGCGGATTGCCGGGGAGACACAAGACGAAGCTCATCTTCCGGTTCACGGAAGTGGATGATGTCGAGCCCTCCACGAAGAAAACATACCAAGCTCTCCTAAACGATCTTGTCACCATCAAGTCATTTGCCTCTGGGATTCTTGTGCCCAAAAGCTACATATGGCCTGTCAACAAAGACCAGTATCTGGAGGCTCACACTTCTTTGGTCACAGATGCTCATGGTGTGGGTTTGGAAGTCTACGCTTATGACTTCGCCAATGATGCCCCTGCGAGCTACAACTACAGCTATGATCCCACCGTGGAGTACCTGCAGTTTATTAGCAACTCCAACTTCTCTGTCGATGGCGTGCTTACCGACTTCCCTTCCACGGCCTCAGAAGCCGTAG CTTGCTTGGCACATAACGAGAATAAACCTATCCCTACCGAAG GGAGACCACTAATCATAACACACAATGGTGCGAGTGGAATGTTTGCTGGATGCACTGATGTCGCGTATCAACGAGCAGTGGAAGATGGAGCTGATGTTCTTGACTGTTCGATTCAGATGTCAAAGGATGGTGTTGCCTTTTGCTTGGATTCGGCAGATCTTATGGGCGACACAACCGCAGCTGCTGCGTTCATGCCGCGAGCGGCAATGGTTCCCGAGATACAGCAAAACAATGGAATCTTCTCCTTTGATCTCACATGGAGCGAGATCCAAAGCTTGAAGC CGGCATTGACGAGCCCCATGTCTCAGTCCGGCTTGGCAAGAAATCCTGCAGCGAAAAGTGAGGGCAAGTTCATGACGCTGGCTGACTTCTTGCAGTTTGCGAAGAAGAGCACCGTCTCTGGAATCTTGATCAACATAGAG AACGCAGCTTACCTTGCTTCGAAGAAAGGACTTGGGGCGGTAGACGCAGTCTCCACCGCGTTGAGGAATGCCAGTTACGACAAGCAAGTGTACATCCAGTCCGACGACACCGCGGTCCTCTCTGCATTCAAGAAGAATACTGGATACCAGCGAGTGCTCCACGTCAAGGAGACGATAAGCGACGCTCCAAAGCCAACAGTGGAGGAGATCAAGCAGTTCGCTGACGCGGTCAACCTTCCTAGATCGTCCATCGTCGCCGCCTCGGGCTTCTTCGTCTCCGCCTTCACCAACGTGGTTGACCAGATGCACGCAGCTAACATATCGGTTTACGTCTCGGTGCTGAGGAACGAGTTCTTGACCATAGCGTTTGATTACTTCTCCGACCCGATGGTGGAGCTTGCTACGTACGTTGCAGGTGTCGGAGTTGACGGCGTCGTGACCGAGTTCCCAGCCACGGCAGCTGCATACCTCA AGAGCCCATGCTCTGACTTGAATGCCAACCTACCGTACTCGATCTTACCAGCAGAGCCCGGTACTTTGCTGTCGCTGGCATCACCAGACGCGGCGCCTCCGGCGGAAGCCCCTGCGCCAGTTCTCGAGGTCGCTGACGTTGTGGATCCGCCGCTTCCCCCGGTGGCAGATCTCGTCGAGAAGGCGCCGGTCACTTCACCGACGACTCAACATCCTCCGAGTGGCCAGCCTGCAAATGTTACCAATGCTGCTCTTTGTCTCTTGATGGCGATGCTTAGCTTCTTTGCTCTGAGCGGTCACTGA
- the LOC135644793 gene encoding protein RER1A-like → MDSSSGDSGRGGGTSLLSAWSAAASRRYQHLLDKATPHVLRRWAGLAVLALVYAARIWIVQGFYIVSYALGIYVLNLFIAFLSPQVDPEIQDLVAGPGPSLPTRSSDEFRPFVRRLPEFKFWHSITKAFCIAFVLTFFSAFDVPVFWPILLFYWLVLFTVTMKRQILHMIKYKYVPFTFGKQRYTGKKAVSTDDATLPSD, encoded by the exons ATGGATTcttcgagcggcgacagcgggcgAGGTGGAGGGACGTCGCTGCTGTCGGCGTGGAGCGCCGCCGCCTCCCGGCGGTACCAGCACCTGCTCGACAAGGCCACGCCGCACGTACTTCGGAGGTGGGCCGGGCTGGCCGTGCTGGCTCTCGTCTACGCCGCTCGCATCTGGATTGTCCAGGGTTTCTATATCGTCTCGTACGCCCTCGGCATCTACGTCCTCAACCTCTTCATCGCCTTCCTCTCCCCACAAGTCGATCCCGAGATCCAGGACCTCGTCGCCGGCCCCGGTCCCTCCCTTCCCACCCGCTCCTCTGACGAGTTCCGCCCTTTCGTTCGCCGCCTGCCCGAGTTCAAGTTTTG GCATTCCATTACAAAAGCGTTTTGCATTGCTTTCGTATTGACGTTCTTCAGCGCATTTGATGTGCCTGTATTTTGGCCTATTCTGCTCTTCTACTGGTTAGTGCTGTTCACAGTCACGATGAAGCGACAGATTCTTCATATGATTAAATACAAATATGTTCCATTCACCTTCGGAAAGCAG CGTTACACTGGGAAAAAAGCAGTCTCCACCGATGATGCGACTCTTCCGAGCGATTGA
- the LOC135644788 gene encoding extensin-3-like: MSSVSGIQGHILEVTVVGCTKLRDTELFSRQDPYVCLEYANSKFRTRTCTDGGKTPTFQEKFQIPLIEGLREISVAVWNSNTFTADDFIGSARVQLHKVLSQGYDDTCWPLQTKNFKFAGEVKLIMHFQNALHKPPAHCAPSAPPYMSPPPVIAAYAPPYASPYTAGAYPGAASYASYPPPAPAPYQTSVYPTPPPQQFYAPQSYPPPSYPPQPYMQQYPPSPAQPYYPPGPYPGSYPPPY, from the exons ATGTCGTCCGTCTCTGGAATCCAAGGCCACATCCTTGAGGTCACCG TGGTTGGGTGCACCAAATTGAGGGACACCGAGCTGTTCTCCCGCCAAGATCCTTACGTCTGCCTTGAATACGCCAATTCCAAGTTCCGCACTCGCACCTGCACAG ATGGCGGCAAGACCCCCACGTTCCAGGAGAAGTTTCAGATACCCCTCATCGAGGGGCTCCGTGAGATCAGCGTGGCTGTGTGGAACAGCAACACCTTCACCGCCGACGACTTCATCGGCAGCGCCAG GGTTCAATTGCACAAGGTCCTCTCCCAGGGTTATGATGACACTTGTTGGCCACTACAAACCAAGAATTTCAA ATTTGCAGGAGAGGTGAAGCTCATCATGCACTTCCAAAATGCATTA CACAAGCCCCCCGCACATTGTGCTCCGTCCGCCCCACCTTACATGTCGCCGCCGCCGGTGATCGCGGCATATGCCCCTCCTTATGCTTCTCCTTACACAGCTGGAGCTTATCCTGGAGCTGCCTCATATGCTTCGTATCCCCCACCTGCGCCAGCACCGTATCAGACTAGTGTATATCCAACTCCACCACCGCAACAATTCTACGCACCCCAATCGTATCCTCCTCCTTCCTATCCGCCGCAGCCCTACATGCAGCAGTACCCCCCGTCGCCGGCACAACCTTACTATCCACCAG GGCCTTACCCGGGTTCTTATCCTCCACCTTACTGA
- the LOC103981009 gene encoding probable LRR receptor-like serine/threonine-protein kinase At4g37250 — translation MSSQGSRLQSKWQATTRSLPPLLTLLVLVSPVLALGQDGVLLLKFKSSILSDPLAVLRDWNYYDATPCSWNGVVCMGFPDAAAITWTPPPPPPANTGGGGNVQVPTASRVIGLVLPNSRLLGSVPPELGLLEHLRHLDLSGNMLNGTLPPSLFNASELRVLSLANNAISGELPELDGRMSSSLQVLNLSDNALIGRLPANLSRLPNLTVVSLANNYLYGQLRGGGFLRLQYLDLSSNLVNGSLPTDLGGPRLRYLNLSYNRLTGAIPLELGATIPANATVDLSFNNLTGEIPHEGAFAAEKPMAFVGNPSLCGRPLRNPCAIPSIPSTVSDHPNSSIAAPQKGKSPPAFAAIPKNTDGTSPAGGGQSSAGRGTLRPFAVIAITVGDLAGVGILFVVFLYLYHVKKKKKTQEQRQQKEVGGVGLKNEPPPTATTASPESKTIGLLSCCLRKKGGGDGGDTEETSETSGSSETEGEVEEAPKGEKDGEDGRSHSQQKLQGATLVMVDGETELEIETLLKASAYILGASASSIVYKAVLADGTALAVRRIGEGSVIGKLKDFGAQVRSIAKFRHPNLLRLRGFSWGADEKLLIHDYAPNGSLANISLSKKLGSSPLHLSWEARLGIARGVARGLAYIHEKKCSHGNLKPSNILLDSDMEPKIGDFGLDRVMLGAGASARQFGSKRSMHSSISLPDLSSVAGASPSAPGGSSSSALAPPPYQAPESLKNLKPSAKWDVYSFGMVLLELVAGRVFSEVELSHWNAGLVVEERNRLLRMADAAIRGEVEGKEEALLCCIKLGFACCAMAPQRRPSMKEAVQVLDNISPLPHPQSANVLLSNHSKCNP, via the exons ATGAGCTCACAAGGGAGTAGGCTGCAGAGCAAATGGCAGGCTACTACTAGATCTCTTCCTCCGCTGCTGACGCTTCTTGTCCTGGTAAGCCCAGTGCTGGCCCTCGGCCAAGATGGAGTGCTGCTGCTCAAGTTCAAGTCCTCCATCCTCAGCGACCCCCTCGCCGTGCTCCGCGACTGGAACTACTACGACGCCACGCCGTGCTCGTGGAATGGAGTCGTGTGCATGGGCTTCCCGGACGCAGCTGCTATCACCtggactcctcctcctcctcctcctgctaatACTGGAGGCGGTGGCAATGTTCAGGTCCCCACGGCTTCCAGAGTGATCGGCTTGGTCCTGCCCAACTCTCGGCTCTTGGGCTCCGTCCCCCCCGAGCTCGGCCTCCTCGAACACCTTCGCCACCTCGACCTCTCCGGCAACATGCTCAACGGCACCCTCCCGCCCTCCCTCTTTAACGCTTCCGAGCTTCGCGTGCTCTCGCTGGCCAACAACGCCATCTCCGGAGAGCTCCCGGAGCTCGACGGGCGCATGAGCAGCAGTTTGCAGGTGCTCAACCTCTCCGACAACGCATTGATCGGCAGGTTGCCGGCGAACCTTTCTCGGCTGCCGAACCTCACGGTTGTGTCCCTCGCCAATAACTACCTGTACGGACAACTTCGCGGCGGCGGGTTCTTGCGGCTCCAGTACTTGGATCTCAGCTCCAACCTCGTCAATGGCTCCTTGCCGACGGATCTCGGTGGGCCGAGGCTCCGGTACTTGAACCTGTCATACAACCGCCTCACCGGCGCAATCCCGCTGGAGCTGGGGGCGACGATTCCGGCCAACGCCACGGTGGATCTGTCGTTCAACAATCTCACCGGAGAGATCCCGCATGAAGGCGCTTTCGCCGCGGAGAAGCCGATGGCGTTCGTGGGGAACCCGAGTCTATGCGGGAGGCCGCTGAGAAACCCGTGCGCCATCCCCTCCATTCCCTCCACCGTCTCCGACCATCCTAATTCTTCCATCGCGGCTCCGCAGAAGGGCAAGTCTCCCCCAGCCTTCGCGGCGATACCCAAGAACACGGACGGGACCTCGCCGGCCGGTGGCGGGCAAAGCTCGGCAGGGCGAGGGACCCTCCGGCCGTTTGCTGTGATCGCGATCACGGTCGGGGATTTGGCCGGCGTTGGGATCCTTTTCGTAGTGTTCTTGTATCTATAccatgtgaagaagaagaagaagacgcaagagcagcggcagcagaaagaagTTGGTGGCGTAGGGCTGAAGAATGAGCCGCCGCCAACAGCAACAACGGCATCCCCTGAATCCAAAACCATAGGGCTGTTGTCTTGCTGTTTGAGAAAGAAAGGCGGCGGCGACGGAGGTGACACCGAGGAGACATCGGAGACTTCGGGATCCTCCGAGACGGAGGGAGAAGTGGAAGAAGCGCCAAAGGGAGAAAAGGACGGTGAGGACGGTAGATCCCACTCGCAGCAGAAACTACAGGGGGCTACTCTTGTCATGGTCGACGGCGAGACAGAGCTGGAAATCGAGACATTGCTCAAAGCCTCGGCTTATATACTCGGCGCCAGTGCGTCCAGCATCGTCTACAAGGCGGTGCTCGCCGACGGCACCGCCTTGGCCGTCCGCCGCATTGGGGAGGGCAGCGTCATCGGCAAGTTAAAGGATTTTGGTGCTCAGGTCCGCAgcattgccaaattccgccacCCGAACCTCCTCCGCCTCCGGGGATTCTCCTGGGGCGCCGACGAGAAGCTTCTCATCCACGACTATGCCCCCAACGGTAGCCTCGCCAACATCTCTCTCAGCA AGAAGCTCGGCTCGTCGCCGTTGCATCTGAGCTGGGAGGCACGACTCGGAATAGCGAGAGGCGTGGCGAGAGGCCTCGCCTACATCCACGAGAAGAAGTGCTCGCATGGCAATCTCAAACCGAGCAACATTTTATTGGATTCAGACATGGAGCCAAAGATCGGAGATTTCGGCCTGGACAGGGTGATGTTGGGCGCGGGCGCGTCGGCCCGGCAATTCGGGAGTAAGCGGTCGATGCACTCTTCGATCAGCTTGCCGGATCTGTCCTCGGTCGCCGGAGCTAGTCCTTCCGCCCCAGGCGGCTCCTCCTCCTCGGCACTCGCTCCTCCGCCGTATCAGGCGCCGGAGTCCCTGAAGAACCTGAAGCCCAGCGCCAAGTGGGACGTTTACTCGTTCGGGATGGTGTTGCTGGAGCTGGTTGCCGGAAGAGTGTTCTCGGAGGTGGAGCTCTCTCACTGGAACGCAGGGCTTGTGGTGGAGGAGAGGAACAGGCTTCTGAGGATGGCCGACGCGGCGATAAGAGGGGAGGTGGAAGGCAAGGAGGAGGCTCTGCTGTGCTGCATCAAGCTGGGGTTCGCTTGCTGTGCCATGGCACCTCAGAGGCGGCCCTCCATGAAGGAGGCAGTCCAAGTGCTGGACAACATCTCTCCGCTTCCGCATCCACAGTCTGCCAACGTTCTGCTGTCGAATCATAGCAAATGCAATCCGTGA
- the LOC135644766 gene encoding proline--tRNA ligase, cytoplasmic-like: protein MATANANAKGARKKEVKKETGLGLTYKKNENFGEWYSEVVVNSEMIEYYDISGCYILRPWTMTIWEVLQTFFDAEIKKMNIKNAYFPLFVTESVLQREKDHIEGFAPEVAWVTKSGQSELEVPIAIRPTSETVMYPYFSKWIRGHRDLPLKLNQWCNVVRWEFSHPTPFIRSREFLWQEGHTAFATQAEADQEVLEILELYRKIYEEFLAIPVVKGRKSELEKFAGGYYTTSVEAFIPNTGRGIQGATSHCLGQNFAKMFQINFENDKGEKAMVWQNSWAYSTRTIGVMVMVHGDDKGLVLPPKVASVQVIVIPVPFKDANTDAIFSACSSTVQALREAGFRAEADLRDNYSPGWKYSHWEMKGVPLRIEIGPKDLANNQVRVVRRDNGAKSDIPMGNLVEKVKEILSSIQECLFNAAKQKRDACIKIVNTWDEFIAALNDKKMILAPWCDEEEVEKDVKARTKGELGAAKSLCTPFDQPRLPEGTLCFASGKPAKKWTYWGRSY, encoded by the exons ATGGCGACCGCTAATGCCAACGCCAAAGGTG CGAGGAAGAAGGAAGTGAAGAAAGAAACTGGACTTGGTTTGACCTACAAGAAAAATGAGAACTTTGGTGAATGGTACTCCGAG GTTGTTGTTAATAGTGAAATGATCGAGTACTACGACATATCTGGCTGCTACATCCTAAGACCATGGACGATGACAATTTGGGAAGTTTTACAA ACATTCTTTGATGCTGAAATAAAAAAGATGAATATCAAGAATGCGTATTTTCCTCTATTTGTTACTGAGAGTGTCCTACAGAGGGAGAAGGATCATATTGAGGGCTTTGCTCCTGAG GTTGCTTGGGTTACTAAGTCTGGTCAGTCCGAGTTGGAAGTTCCTATTGCAATTCGTCCCACAAGTGAAACTGTCATGTACCCATATTTTTCTAAATGGATTAGGGGGCATCGTGACTTGCCATTGAAGCTTAACCAATGGTGCAATGTCGTTAGATGGGAGTTTAGCCATCCTACTCCCTTTATCAG GAGTcgggagtttctttggcaagaagGGCACACAGCTTTTGCAACACAAGCTGAAGCAGATCAAGAG GTTCTTGAAATCTTGGAACTATACAGGAAAATATATGAAGAGTTCCTTGCAATTCCTGTTGTTAAGGGTAGAAAAAGTGAGCTAGAAAAGTTTGCTGGTGGTTACTATACCACAAGTGTTGAG GCTTTTATTCCTAACACAGGTCGTGGAATACAAGGTGCTACCTCCCATTGCCTTGGACAAAATTTTGCAAAGATGTTCCAGATAAATTTTGAGAATGATAAAGGTGAAAAAGCTATGGTCTGGCAGAATTCTTGGGCATACAGCACTCGCACG ATTGGTGTTATGGTGATGGTTCATGGAGATGATAAAGGCTTAGTATTACCACCTAAAGTGGCATCAGTCCAAGTGATCGTCATCCCTGTCCCTTTCAAGGATGCAAATACTGATGCAATCTTTAGTGCCTGCTCATCAACAGTTCAGGCACTCCGTGAAGCAGGCTTTAGAGCTGAAGCAGATTTAAGAGATAACTACTCTCCTGGCTGGAAGTATTCACACTGGGAAATGAAAGGTGTTCCTTTGAGAATTGAAATTGGACCCAAGGATTTGGCAAATAACCAG GTGCGGGTTGTTAGGCGTGACAATGGTGCAAAATCAGACATACCAATGGGCAATCTGGTGGAAAAAGTGAAAGAGATACTCTCAAGTATCCAGGAATGCTTGTTTAATGCAGCAAAACAGAAGAGAGATGCATGCATAAAGATTGTCAATACCTGGGATGAGTTCATAGCTGCTCTTAATGACAAAAAAATGATCCTTGCTCCCTGGTGCGATGAAGAG GAAGTTGAGAAGGATGTAAAAGCTCGAACAAAGGGTGAACTAGGAGCTGCAAAGTCTCTATGCACCCCATTTGATCAGCCAAGGCTTCCAGAAG GAACTCTATGCTTTGCCTCAGGAAAGCCAGCCAAGAAATGGACATATTGGGGACGAAGCTACTAG
- the LOC135644781 gene encoding glycerophosphodiester phosphodiesterase GDPDL7-like isoform X1, with protein sequence MVEDVAGLHPYQLWVNVQYNTFFKEHDLDAVDYIRSVSRETIMDYISSPEIGFLKSLSGLPGRHKTKLIFRFTEVDDVEPSTKKTYQALLNDLVTIKSFASGILVPKSYIWPVNKDQYLEAHTSLVTDAHGVGLEVYAYDFANDAPASYNYSYDPTVEYLQFISNSNFSVDGVLTDFPSTASEAVACLAHNENKPIPTEAGRPLIITHNGASGMFAGCTDVAYQRAVEDGADVLDCSIQMSKDGVAFCLDSADLMGDTTAAAAFMPRAAMVPEIQQNNGIFSFDLTWSEIQSLKPALTSPMSQSGLARNPAAKSEGKFMTLADFLQFAKKSTVSGILINIENAAYLASKKGLGAVDAVSTALRNASYDKQVYIQSDDTAVLSAFKKNTGYQRVLHVKETISDAPKPTVEEIKQFADAVNLPRSSIVAASGFFVSAFTNVVDQMHAANISVYVSVLRNEFLTIAFDYFSDPMVELATYVAGVGVDGVVTEFPATAAAYLKSPCSDLNANLPYSILPAEPGTLLSLASPDAAPPAEAPAPVLEVADVVDPPLPPVADLVEKAPVTSPTTQHPPSGQPANVTNAALCLLMAMLSFFALSGH encoded by the exons ATGGTGGAAGATGTAGCGGGGCTTCACCCTTACCAGCTTTGGGTAAACGTGCAG TACAACACCTTCTTCAAGGAACATGACTTGGACGCAGTGGACTACATTAGATCAGTATCAAGGGAAACGATCATGGATTACATCTCTTCTCCAGAAATAGGGTTCCTGAAGAGTCTGAGCGGATTGCCGGGGAGACACAAGACGAAGCTCATCTTCCGGTTCACGGAAGTGGATGATGTCGAGCCCTCCACGAAGAAAACATACCAAGCTCTCCTAAACGATCTTGTCACCATCAAGTCATTTGCCTCTGGGATTCTTGTGCCCAAAAGCTACATATGGCCTGTCAACAAAGACCAGTATCTGGAGGCTCACACTTCTTTGGTCACAGATGCTCATGGTGTGGGTTTGGAAGTCTACGCTTATGACTTCGCCAATGATGCCCCTGCGAGCTACAACTACAGCTATGATCCCACCGTGGAGTACCTGCAGTTTATTAGCAACTCCAACTTCTCTGTCGATGGCGTGCTTACCGACTTCCCTTCCACGGCCTCAGAAGCCGTAG CTTGCTTGGCACATAACGAGAATAAACCTATCCCTACCGAAG CAGGGAGACCACTAATCATAACACACAATGGTGCGAGTGGAATGTTTGCTGGATGCACTGATGTCGCGTATCAACGAGCAGTGGAAGATGGAGCTGATGTTCTTGACTGTTCGATTCAGATGTCAAAGGATGGTGTTGCCTTTTGCTTGGATTCGGCAGATCTTATGGGCGACACAACCGCAGCTGCTGCGTTCATGCCGCGAGCGGCAATGGTTCCCGAGATACAGCAAAACAATGGAATCTTCTCCTTTGATCTCACATGGAGCGAGATCCAAAGCTTGAAGC CGGCATTGACGAGCCCCATGTCTCAGTCCGGCTTGGCAAGAAATCCTGCAGCGAAAAGTGAGGGCAAGTTCATGACGCTGGCTGACTTCTTGCAGTTTGCGAAGAAGAGCACCGTCTCTGGAATCTTGATCAACATAGAG AACGCAGCTTACCTTGCTTCGAAGAAAGGACTTGGGGCGGTAGACGCAGTCTCCACCGCGTTGAGGAATGCCAGTTACGACAAGCAAGTGTACATCCAGTCCGACGACACCGCGGTCCTCTCTGCATTCAAGAAGAATACTGGATACCAGCGAGTGCTCCACGTCAAGGAGACGATAAGCGACGCTCCAAAGCCAACAGTGGAGGAGATCAAGCAGTTCGCTGACGCGGTCAACCTTCCTAGATCGTCCATCGTCGCCGCCTCGGGCTTCTTCGTCTCCGCCTTCACCAACGTGGTTGACCAGATGCACGCAGCTAACATATCGGTTTACGTCTCGGTGCTGAGGAACGAGTTCTTGACCATAGCGTTTGATTACTTCTCCGACCCGATGGTGGAGCTTGCTACGTACGTTGCAGGTGTCGGAGTTGACGGCGTCGTGACCGAGTTCCCAGCCACGGCAGCTGCATACCTCA AGAGCCCATGCTCTGACTTGAATGCCAACCTACCGTACTCGATCTTACCAGCAGAGCCCGGTACTTTGCTGTCGCTGGCATCACCAGACGCGGCGCCTCCGGCGGAAGCCCCTGCGCCAGTTCTCGAGGTCGCTGACGTTGTGGATCCGCCGCTTCCCCCGGTGGCAGATCTCGTCGAGAAGGCGCCGGTCACTTCACCGACGACTCAACATCCTCCGAGTGGCCAGCCTGCAAATGTTACCAATGCTGCTCTTTGTCTCTTGATGGCGATGCTTAGCTTCTTTGCTCTGAGCGGTCACTGA
- the LOC135672386 gene encoding RING-H2 finger protein ATL74-like: MHRLLGAFPETPPVVNGSRPHAVMNGGGNAGYDAGMVIVIVALLCALILVLGLNSMVRCALRCGRRLALETPEQAAERLAVTGLNKQSLRRLPEAVYGLGADIPATDCPICLGEFADGEKVRVLPMCHHVFHVECIDKWLASHSSCPTCRRLLLDHGTGNGAEEENRSRRSARAVVVVDMVG, translated from the coding sequence ATGCATAGGCTGCTCGGTGCATTCCCCGAGACACCGCCGGTGGTCAACGGAAGCAGGCCGCACGCCGTCATGAACGGCGGCGGCAATGCCGGTTACGACGCCGGCATGGTTATCGTCATCGTGGCACTCCTCTGCGCTCTAATACTCGTGCTCGGGCTGAACTCCATGGTGCGGTGCGCGCTCCGGTGCGGGCGGCGGCTGGCCTTGGAGACCCCCGAGCAGGCCGCTGAGAGGCTCGCTGTGACCGGGCTCAACAAGCAGTCGCTCCGGCGCCTCCCAGAGGCGGTGTACGGCTTGGGAGCTGACATCCCGGCCACCGATTGCCCGATATGCCTGGGGGAGTTCGCCGACGGCGAGAAGGTCCGGGTGCTGCCCATGTGCCACCATGTGTTCCACGTCGAGTGCATCGACAAGTGGCTTGCTTCGCACTCTTCCTGCCCAACTTGCCGGCGGTTGTTGCTCGATCATGGCACCGGAAATGGAGCCGAGGAGGAGAACCGATCCCGCCGGTCGGCTCGTGCAGTGGTGGTGGTGGATATGGTGGGCTAA